One genomic window of Mesoplodon densirostris isolate mMesDen1 chromosome 14, mMesDen1 primary haplotype, whole genome shotgun sequence includes the following:
- the LOC132501651 gene encoding zinc finger protein ZPR1-like, whose translation MVMLASGAVDPGLLGAAATPSPIQARQPGTGHLFRPISADDEEQQPTEIESLCMNCYRNGTTRLLLTEIPFFREIIVSSFSCEHCGWNNTEIQSAGRIQDQGVRYTLTVRAQEDMNREVVKTDSATTRIPELEFEIPAFSQKGALTTVEGLISRAVSGLEQDQPTRRANEEGTAERIDEFIVKLKELKQVASPFTLIIDDPSGNSFVENPHAPRKDDALVITHYNRTLQQEEMLGLQAEEPEEKPEEEDLRNEVLQFNTNCPECNAPAQTNMKLVQIPHFKEVIIMATNCENCGHRTNEVKSGGAVEPLGTRITFYITGPSDMTRDLLKSETCSMEIPELEFELGMAVLGGKFTTLEGILKDIRELVTKNPFTLGDSSSPGQTEKLQEFSQKLDQILEGNMKAHFVMDDPAGNSYLQNVYAPEDDPELKVEHYKRTFDQNEELGLNDMKTEGYETGLASER comes from the coding sequence ATGGTGATGTTGGCCAGTGGGGCAGTGGATCCCGGGCTCCTGGGGGCTGCTGCCACCCCCTCGCCCATCCAGGCCCGACAGCCCGGGACGGGGCACTTGTTCCGGCCTATTAGCGCTGATGATGAGGAGCAGCAGCCTACCGAGATCGAGTCACTGTGCATGAACTGCTACCGCAATGGCACGACGCGCCTCCTGCTCACCGAGATCcccttctttagagaaataatcGTGAGCTCCTTTTCCTGCGAGCACTGTGGCTGGAACAACACAGAGATCCAGTCGGCAGGCAGGATACAGGACCAGGGAGTGCGCTATACTTTGACCGTCAGGGCCCAGGAGGACATGAACAGAGAAGTAGTGAAGACTGACTCTGCCACCACAAGGATcccagagctggaatttgaaattCCTGCCTTCAGCCAGAAAGGAGCTCTGACTACTGTTGAAGGATTGATCAGCCGTGCTGTCTCTGGCCTGGAGCAGGATCAGCCCACACGAAGGGCGAATGAAGAAGGCACGGCTGAAAGAATTGATGAGTTCATTGTCAAACTGAAGGAGCTAAAGCAAGTGGCCTCTCCTTTCACCCTGATCATTGATGATCCCTCAGGGAACAGCTTTGTGGAAAACCCACATGCTCCCCGGAAAGATGATGCCCTGGTGATCACACACTATAATCGGACTCTACAGCAGGAAGAGATGCTGGGGCTCCAGGCAGAGGAACCAGAAGAGAAACCAGAAGAGGAAGATCTCAGAAACGAAGTGCTCCAGTTCAACACCAACTGCCCAGAATGCAATGCTCCGGCCCAGACCAACATGAAGCTAGTTCAAATTCCCCACTTTAAGGAGGTTATCATCATGGCTACCAACTGCGAGAACTGCGGCCATCGGACCAATGAGGTGAAATCTGGAGGAGCAGTAGAGCCCTTGGGCACCAGGATCACCTTCTACATCACTGGTCCCTCAGATATGACTAGAGACCTGCTCAAGTCCGAGACATGTAGTATGGAAATcccagagctggaatttgaactggGAATGGCTGTCCTCGGGGGCAAGTTCACCACACTGGAGGGGATACTGAAAGACATCCGGGAACTGGTGACCAAGAACCCTTTCACACTGGGCGACAGTTCCAGTCCTGGCCAGACAGAGAAACTGCAGGAGTTTAGCCAGAAGTTGGACCAGATCCTTGAGGGTAACATGAAGGCCCACTTTGTTATGGATGATCCAGCAGGAAACAGCTACTTGCAGAACGTGTATGCACCTGAAGACGATCCTGAGCTGAAGGTGGAGCACTATAAGCGCACATTTGACCAAAACGAGGAACTGGGGCTCAACGACATGAAGACGGAGGGCTATGAGACAGGTCTGGCTTCCGAGCGGTAG